One window of Myxocyprinus asiaticus isolate MX2 ecotype Aquarium Trade chromosome 6, UBuf_Myxa_2, whole genome shotgun sequence genomic DNA carries:
- the sall2 gene encoding sal-like protein 1: MASPKLGVSATTTSSSSSSSAASLCAPLHHGSPSPVPGGPPSPVTPSSSPCTVPPAPACAPISIAFILEELRVLQQRQIHQMQMTEEICRQVLRLGGASYELDSVPFMLPPLPQLCLKGSDNNPKPSQQNSSPPPTSVAPLLASFSSLPPPQTTSKPSKLAYPLLNILRPHKTQFDSGVVTPANFASPTSTHSSTSSSMSTSATINYPFTPSLGLPTQTSYEKASDITGARGKSSQTFPNQALQAAATPSAPSQDPKLSVQEGMTLSSGRMQHACRFCRKLFSSDSSLQIHLRSHTGERPYQCPICFSQFTTRGNLKVHFLRHREQNPELSFSLFPCSLFASVTGASMGGSAQTQTISSTSMNAAQRHQKQQEGDDLCGESLEGATATPRTTTSSLPLPPSIDLALLTTAHSLLQLNRAAAAAAAVASTSSTSSITSSSSSSLASTLLSAPASSTSSVAGLFKGVKQQCFDENTPPIPTLLPHSAYSQLARLPKIFFPASSSHHHPGHGLLRPTTPTGSFLTTPQQQITFPFTASTTAPSISTSISDTSKLQKLVEKLEKEPHGQSHWVSSFGETSTSSYSTAGGLSYSSSSLMSTRTFSTNANTALSSSTVQIPSSVFSKESPYLGLMNSAGALAPNQCSVCLRVLSCPRALRLHQATHLGERPFPCKLCGRSFSTKGSLRAHHATHRARPPNSRAQNSCPLCQRKFTNALVLQHHIRMHLGGQLPPENLPDTSTESDTLSHSQSIELPASEISPRTTVVQVQHAELETDSKCSISSHANPLEVSTALTICPTNSSLPGSLSPGPIPPFDLSPDHSLNPTHYLPPSGRADPPVLSVSIASPVESAASLVPTFTHPVSPKTSPSASDELSFELSSNTAFLGDITMSCASASVKASPHRNDCEFSENRSSLPTSGSRSHLEDLLSIQAHHASRVPLPHPASKLVELDQGLVETSKSIPKEFCENENREDKAHKTPKNTQMATPDLSINANIVSDALNKTSEDPAETAQEEPDTQAAKTIMEAHCSSIAKDKVDLKDTTGIENDRTESTVCVSLTPSLPPPMPERKTYHCSECGKEYASRSGLKGHMKHHGGVVKAPRAPAKTKGPERVSHHATLLPQGHQ, translated from the exons ATGGCTTCTCCAAAGTTAGGTGTGTCAGCTACTACAACCTcatcttcatcctcctcttctgCGGCTTCTCTCTGCGCACCTCTACATCATGGAAGCCCCAGTCCTGTGCCTGGAGGTCCCCCAAGCCCAGTTACACCTTCGTCCAGCCCATGCACAGTACCTCCAGCCCCAGCATGTGCACCTATCAGCATCGCTTTCATCCTCGAAGAGCTACGTGTGCTGCAGCAGAGGCAAATCCATCAGATGCAGATGACTGAAGAGATCTGTAGGCAAGTATTGAGGCTGGGGGGAGCTTCATATGAACTGGATTCAGTGCCATTTATGTTACCACCTCTGCCACAGCTCTGTCTAAAGGGTTCTGATAACAACCCAAAACCTTCTCAGCAAAACTCATCACCTCCCCCTACATCTGTGGCTCCCCTTTTGGCCAGTTTCTCATCCCTGCCTCCCCCTCAGACAACCTCTAAGCCCTCTAAACTAGCCTACCCTCTTTTGAACATCTTACGTCCCCATAAGACACAGTTTGACAGTGGAGTAGTTACTCCAGCAAACTTCGCCAGTCCTACAAGTACTCACTCTTCCACATCCTCATCAATGTCCACATCTGCTACCATAAACTATCCATTCACACCTTCCCTTGGTCTACCAACCCAAACTTCATATGAGAAAGCCTCTGACATCACAGGAGCCAGAGGGAAGAGTAGTCAGACTTTTCCAAACCAAGCTCTGCAAGCAGCTGCTACCCCTTCAGCCCCCTCACAGGATCCAAAACTTTCTGTGCAAGAAGGTATGACTTTATCATCGGGGCGTATGCAGCATGCATGTCGCTTTTGTCGGAAGCTCTTCAGCAGTGATTCATCCCTGCAGATACACTTGCGCTCACACACAGGGGAACGTCCTTACCAGTGCCCTATATGTTTTAGTCAATTCACCACACGTGGGAATCTCAAGGTCCACTTCTTGCGGCATCGTGAGCAAAACCCTGAActctctttttctttgtttccgtGTTCCCTATTTGCATCTGTGACAGGGGCATCAATGGGAGGATCAGCGCAAACTCAAACTATATCCTCCACTAGCATGAATGCTGCTCAGAGGCATCAGAAACAGCAAGAAGGGGATGATCTGTGTGGTGAGAGTCTTGAGGGTGCTACTGCCACACCACGTACCACAACTTCATCTCTTCCTCTGCCTCCTAGTATTGATTTGGCCCTGCTGACCACTGCACACTCTCTCCTTCAGCTCAAccgtgctgctgctgctgcagcagCTGTGGCCTCTACATCCTCTACCTCTTCAATCACATCCTCATCCTCTTCCTCTCTTGCCTCCACCCTACTTTCAGCCCCTGCCTCATCCACCTCATCTGTTGCTGGGCTGTTTAAAGGAGTGAAACAACAGTGCTTTGATGAGAACACCCCTCCAATACCTACCCTACTCCCCCATTCTGCTTATTCACAGCTTGCCAGATTACCCAAAATATTCTTCCCTGCATCTTCCAGCCACCATCATCCAGGCCATGGGCTTCTTAGGCCCACAACTCCAACAGGATCCTTTCTGACAACCCCACAACAACAGATTACATTCCCTTTCACAGCCTCTACCACTGCCCCATCCATCTCCACCTCAATCTCAGACACATCAAAACTGCAAAAACTGGTAGAGAAGTTAGAGAAGGAGCCACATGGTCAGTCCCACTGGGTTTCATCCTTTGGGGAGACTTCTACCAGTAGCTACAGCACAGCAGGTGGTTTAAGCTATAGCAGCAGTAGTTTAATGAGCACAAGAACATTCAGTACAAATGCAAACACTGCACTTTCATCATCTACAGTCCAGATACCATCATCTGTCTTCAGCAAGGAGTCACCTTATCTGGGTCTTATGAATTCTGCTGGAGCACTTGCCCCAAATCAGTGCAGTGTGTGTCTTCGGGTGCTAAGCTGCCCAAGAGCACTACGTTTGCACCAGGCCACCCATTTAGGCGAGCGCCCCTTCCCCTGCAAGCTGTGTGGTCGTTCTTTCTCAACTAAAGGAAGCCTTCGAGCTCACCATGCCACACATCGAGCACGTCCACCAAACAGTCGTGCACAAAATTCTTGCCCCTTATGTCAGCGGAAGTTTACTAATGCCCTTGTGCTGCAACATCATATTCGCATGCATTTAGGAGGACAGTTACCACCAGAGAATCTGCCTGATACTTCAACAGAAAGTGATACTTTATCCCATTCCCAGTCTATTGAACTCCCTGCTTCAGAGATCAGCCCTAGAACTACCGTTGTTCAGGTACAACATGCTGAACTAGAAACAGATTCTAAATGCTCCATTAGTAGTCATGCTAACCCCCTCGAGGTCAGTACTGCTCTCACAATATGTCCCACAAACTCCAGTCTACCTGGTTCACTTAGCCCAGGTCCTATACCACCTTTTGACCTAAGCCCTGACCATTCCCTGAATCCAACCCACTATTTACCTCCATCAGGCAGAGCAGATCCCCCTGTCCTCTCTGTCAGTATAGCCTCTCCAGTAGAATCTGCTGCATCTCTTGTCCCTACCTTCACCCACCCAGTCTCACCAAAAACAAGTCCTTCTGCCTCTGATGAACTATCTTTTGAACTTTCTAGCAATACTGCCTTCCTAGGAGATATAACAATGTCCTGCGCCTCTGCTTCTGTGAAAGCCAGTCCACACAGAAATGACTGTGAATTTAGTGAAAACAGATCTTCCTTGCCTACTTCTGGATCAAGATCACATTTGGAGGATCTTCTTAGTATACAAGCTCATCATGCATCAAGAGTTCCTCTACCACATCCAGCATCAAAACTAGTGGAGCTTGACCAAGGCCTTGTCGAAACATCCAAATCAATCCCCAAGGAGTTCTGTGAGAATGAAAATAGAGAAGATAAAGCACACAAAACACCAAAAAACACTCAAATGGCAACTCCAGATTTGAGTATTAATGCAAATATAGTATCAGACGCTTTAAACAAGACAAGTGAGGATCCAGCTGAGACTGCGCAGGAGGAGCCTGACACACAAGCTGCGAAGACCATAATGGAAGCTCACTGTAGTTCAATTGCAAAGGATAAAGTTGACCTAAAAGATACAACAGGAATCGAAAATGACAGAACAGAATCTACTGTATGTGTATCTCTGACTCCCAGTCttccacctcccatgccagagagaAAAACCTACCACTGTTCTGAATGTGGAAAAGAGTATGCAAGTCGCAGTGGATTGAAG GGACATATGAAGCACCATGGAGGAGTTGTCAAGGCTCCTCGAGCTCCTGCGAAAACTAAGGGCCCAGAGAGAGTGTCGCATCATGCAACCCTTCTACCACAAGGGCATCAGTGA